The Thermoanaerobacter uzonensis DSM 18761 genome includes the window AGGTGCACAGCTGGGTAGCCAAGTTCGGAGTGGATAAACGCTGAAAGCATCTAAGCGTGAAGCCCGCCTCAAGATTAGGTTTCCCACCCGAAAGGGGTAAGACACCTCGAAGACCACGAGGTAGATAGGCCGGGGGTGTAAGAGTGGAAACACTTTTAGCTGACCGGTACTAATCAGTCGAGGACTTGACCTTTGGCTTTGTGCAGTTTTGAAGGTCTAGATTTCCGGTGGCGATAGCGGAGGGGAAACACCCGTTCCCATTCCGAACACGGAAGTTAAGCCCTCCAGCGCCGATGGTACTGCTTTCGCGGAAGAGTAGGTCGCTGCCGGTAAAATTTTATACATTATTTAAAAAGAGGTAGTCTGTTTTTAAAATGGACTATCTCTTTTCTGTTTTTTCATGCTATAATAAATTAAAAATTTCTTTGGAGGGTTTTGGCCGTGTTAAAAAGTAATAGAATTGAACTTGTTCCATTTGAGAGTAAATATTTTGAAAAATTTGTAGAGTTTCGGAATAGTGATGATAGTAGAAATTTAATGATGCCTGGTATACCATATCCTGTCACAGTAGAAACTGTTGCAGAAAGGTGGAAAACAAAAAAAGATCCAAAAGAAAATGGAGAATTTGCTATAATACTTAGGAGCACAGGTGAATATATAGGAAATGTTTCATATAATAATGTGGACTGGAAAAATAGAAATTGTGAGATTGCGATAATGATTGGGGAAGAAAAACACAGAAATAAAGGCTATGGGACGGAAGCTTTAAATTTACTACTGGATTTTATTTTTAATGAATTAAATTTACATCGAGTAGAGTTAAGGGTTTATGATTTTAATGAGAGGGCAATAAAAAGTTACGAAAAATGCGGTTTTAAAAAAGAAGGACTATTGAGAGAAGTAGTATATAAACATGGTAAGTACATAAATGAATATGTAATGGGAATTTTAAAAGAGGAGTTTATTAATACAAACAATTATTACCAGGGAAATAATAACAATAATAAGTGAACAAGGAGGATAACTGTGAGAGCTTTCGTTGGAATTGATATAGGCGAAAAAACTATAGAGCAGATAGTGAGATTTCAGGAAACATTAAAAAATTATACTGTAAAAGGGAGATGG containing:
- a CDS encoding GNAT family N-acetyltransferase; this encodes MLKSNRIELVPFESKYFEKFVEFRNSDDSRNLMMPGIPYPVTVETVAERWKTKKDPKENGEFAIILRSTGEYIGNVSYNNVDWKNRNCEIAIMIGEEKHRNKGYGTEALNLLLDFIFNELNLHRVELRVYDFNERAIKSYEKCGFKKEGLLREVVYKHGKYINEYVMGILKEEFINTNNYYQGNNNNNK